One window from the genome of Streptococcus salivarius encodes:
- a CDS encoding glycosyltransferase family 2 protein: MKYSVIIPVYNVEKYIHRCLKSIISQNYDDLEIIVVDNGSTDSSGSVCDTYANEYSNISVYHIENHGVGSARNFGLSKARGEFIYFVDSDDYLVGNLFADFADKLVLDLDLAVFSYYNSFEEDLTEKHRTEKSLPFKGNYDKDGFIKIFKELFLSDMLYTVWNKIYRREFLLENNLSFEQYELGEDVRFNLDLYREVKKIYLSQDSYYVYVIGRKGSAMSGYNPKRLQYQLQELKMVDNLLSDWNLDSSVLVNTVKARILMSNIYNITKQNLSVNRKVKLVKDTCERREIEDFIKNDSSALNPLIKLLLKCRMYVVLIYLKKIQMLLQHL, from the coding sequence TTGAAATATTCTGTTATTATTCCAGTTTATAATGTTGAGAAATATATTCACCGTTGTTTAAAAAGTATTATTTCTCAGAACTATGATGACTTGGAAATTATAGTGGTAGACAATGGGTCTACGGATAGTAGTGGCAGTGTTTGCGATACTTATGCTAACGAGTACTCAAATATCTCAGTCTATCATATTGAGAACCACGGTGTTGGTTCGGCACGTAATTTTGGCTTGTCCAAAGCCAGGGGAGAGTTTATCTACTTCGTTGATAGTGATGATTATCTTGTTGGTAATCTCTTTGCTGATTTTGCTGATAAGCTAGTGTTAGATTTGGATTTGGCTGTTTTTAGTTATTACAATTCTTTTGAGGAAGATTTAACTGAGAAGCATCGTACTGAAAAGTCACTTCCATTTAAAGGGAATTACGACAAGGATGGTTTTATCAAGATATTTAAAGAACTTTTCCTATCGGATATGCTTTACACAGTTTGGAATAAGATATATCGCAGAGAATTTCTTCTTGAAAATAACCTTTCTTTTGAGCAGTATGAGTTAGGTGAAGATGTCCGCTTTAATCTTGATCTTTATCGTGAAGTCAAAAAGATTTATCTTTCTCAAGATTCCTACTATGTTTATGTCATTGGTAGAAAAGGTTCCGCCATGTCGGGCTATAACCCCAAACGTCTTCAGTATCAGCTTCAAGAATTGAAGATGGTTGATAATCTACTTTCTGACTGGAATTTGGATAGTTCAGTGCTTGTTAATACTGTAAAAGCAAGAATACTGATGAGTAACATCTACAATATAACGAAACAGAATTTATCTGTAAATAGAAAAGTTAAGCTCGTTAAAGATACATGTGAAAGACGAGAGATAGAGGATTTTATAAAGAATGATTCTTCTGCATTGAATCCACTCATAAAACTGTTGTTGAAATGTCGAATGTATGTTGTTCTGATTTATCTTAAAAAAATACAGATGTTATTACAACATTTATAA
- a CDS encoding sugar transferase: MKEKQEIRRIEIGIIQLVVVVFAAMVASKIPYTEITQGSIVLLGVVHVVSYYISSYYENLKYRGYLDELIATVKYCFIFALIATFLSFFADGSFSISRRGLLYVTLISGVLLYVTNTVLKYFRSSIYTRRKSNKNILLISDQARLDNVLSRMKDNMDGRITAVCVLDNPYFTDPFIKSVKPENLIEYATHSVVDQVLINLPSEQYKIWDYASPFELMGIPVSINLNALEFMSQGEKRIQQLGPFKVVTFSTHFYSYGDILAKRFLDICGALVGLVLCGIVGIFLYPLIRKDGGPAIFAQDRVGENGRIFKFYKFRSMRVDAEEIKKNLMAQNQMSGGMFKMDNDPRITKIGHFIRKTSLDELPQFWNVLKGDMSLVGTRPPTLDEYESYTPEQKRRLSFKPGITGLWQVSGRSEITDFDEVVKLDVAYMDGWTIWRDIKILLKTIKVVVMKDGAK, from the coding sequence GTGAAAGAAAAACAAGAAATTCGTCGCATTGAAATTGGTATTATACAGTTGGTTGTGGTTGTTTTCGCAGCCATGGTAGCTAGTAAAATACCATATACAGAGATTACCCAAGGAAGCATTGTCCTTTTAGGTGTCGTACATGTAGTGTCTTACTATATTAGTAGTTATTATGAAAATCTTAAGTATAGAGGCTACTTGGATGAACTCATTGCAACTGTCAAATATTGTTTCATATTTGCTCTAATTGCAACTTTTCTCTCGTTTTTTGCAGATGGAAGTTTTTCTATCTCACGTCGCGGACTTCTTTATGTTACTCTGATTTCAGGTGTTCTCTTATACGTTACAAATACTGTTCTTAAGTATTTCCGCTCTTCTATCTATACACGTCGTAAAAGTAACAAGAATATTCTCTTGATTTCTGATCAGGCACGTCTTGATAATGTTTTATCTCGTATGAAGGACAATATGGATGGTAGGATTACAGCAGTTTGTGTCTTGGATAATCCTTATTTTACTGATCCATTTATCAAGAGTGTTAAACCTGAAAATTTGATTGAATATGCGACACACTCAGTAGTAGACCAAGTTTTGATTAATCTGCCAAGTGAGCAGTACAAGATTTGGGATTATGCGTCACCATTTGAACTTATGGGAATCCCAGTATCCATTAATTTGAATGCCCTTGAATTTATGAGTCAGGGAGAAAAACGTATCCAACAATTGGGTCCTTTCAAAGTTGTTACGTTTTCTACGCATTTTTATAGCTATGGAGATATCTTGGCGAAACGCTTCCTCGATATCTGTGGAGCTCTAGTTGGTTTGGTGCTCTGTGGTATTGTTGGAATCTTCCTTTATCCTCTTATTCGTAAAGATGGAGGGCCAGCTATTTTTGCTCAAGATCGTGTGGGAGAAAATGGACGTATCTTCAAGTTTTATAAATTCCGTTCTATGCGTGTTGATGCGGAAGAAATCAAGAAGAATTTGATGGCACAGAATCAAATGTCTGGTGGTATGTTTAAGATGGACAATGATCCACGTATTACCAAAATTGGACATTTCATTCGTAAAACGAGTCTTGATGAACTTCCACAATTTTGGAATGTTCTAAAAGGTGATATGAGCTTGGTAGGAACACGTCCACCAACATTGGATGAGTACGAATCTTATACACCGGAACAAAAACGTCGCCTCAGCTTTAAACCAGGTATTACTGGTCTTTGGCAAGTAAGTGGTCGAAGTGAAATTACTGATTTTGATGAAGTTGTAAAACTAGACGTTGCTTATATGGACGGATGGACAATCTGGCGCGATATCAAAATATTATTGAAAACAATTAAAGTAGTAGTAATGAAGGATGGAGCAAAGTGA
- a CDS encoding glycosyltransferase family 4 protein, producing the protein MQKILYLHAGAEMYGADKVLLELIKGLDKEAFEAHVILPNDGVLVGALEKVGAKVKVIDYPILRRKYFNPKGILEYFGSYNRYSKQITKYAKENGITLIHNNTTAVLEGIYLKRKLKLPLIWHVHEIIVKPKAISDFINFLMGHYADTIVTVSNAVANHVKQSRFVKNDQVQVIYNGVDNAVYHEMDASAVRDLFGIAQDAFVIGMVGRVNAWKGQGDFLEAVTPILKANPKAIAFLAGSAFEGEEWRVDELEKAISDSPVAGQIKRIDYYSKTTELYNMFDIFVLPSTNPDPLPTVVLESMACGKPVVGYRHGGVCEMVKEGENGLLATPNQHAELSKTIQELADNTEKREQFGKASVKRQKELFSLQSYIRNFSELYKK; encoded by the coding sequence ATGCAGAAAATTTTATATCTTCACGCTGGTGCCGAAATGTATGGTGCTGATAAGGTTTTGTTGGAGCTTATTAAAGGATTGGATAAAGAAGCCTTTGAGGCTCATGTCATCTTGCCCAACGATGGCGTCTTAGTGGGTGCATTGGAAAAGGTTGGTGCTAAGGTAAAAGTTATCGATTATCCAATCTTGCGCCGGAAGTATTTTAATCCTAAGGGAATTCTTGAGTATTTTGGCTCTTATAATCGTTATTCAAAGCAAATTACTAAATATGCTAAGGAAAATGGCATTACTCTTATTCACAATAATACGACTGCGGTACTTGAGGGAATTTATCTCAAACGTAAGTTGAAACTTCCTTTGATTTGGCATGTTCACGAGATTATCGTCAAACCAAAAGCAATCTCTGATTTCATCAACTTTTTGATGGGGCATTATGCTGATACGATTGTGACAGTTTCAAATGCTGTGGCCAACCACGTGAAGCAGTCTCGCTTTGTAAAAAATGACCAAGTTCAGGTCATCTATAATGGTGTTGACAATGCCGTCTATCATGAAATGGATGCCAGCGCAGTTCGTGACCTGTTTGGTATTGCACAGGATGCCTTTGTTATCGGAATGGTTGGTCGAGTGAATGCTTGGAAAGGTCAAGGCGATTTCTTGGAAGCAGTGACTCCAATCTTAAAGGCTAATCCAAAAGCAATAGCCTTTCTGGCAGGGAGTGCTTTTGAAGGTGAAGAGTGGCGTGTTGATGAGTTGGAAAAGGCAATATCAGACTCACCAGTAGCTGGACAAATTAAGCGCATCGATTATTATAGCAAGACGACAGAGCTCTATAATATGTTTGATATCTTTGTCTTGCCAAGTACCAATCCAGATCCTCTACCAACTGTAGTTCTCGAATCAATGGCTTGTGGCAAACCTGTAGTCGGCTACCGTCATGGTGGTGTCTGTGAAATGGTTAAAGAAGGCGAAAACGGCCTTCTTGCCACACCAAATCAGCATGCAGAATTGTCTAAGACCATCCAAGAATTGGCTGATAACACTGAGAAGAGAGAGCAATTTGGCAAGGCCTCTGTTAAACGCCAAAAAGAACTCTTCTCATTACAAAGTTATATTCGTAATTTCTCAGAGCTATATAAGAAATAA
- a CDS encoding DUF1919 domain-containing protein — protein MVYPIINFIPRRRLKNKNFTIICDNCWAGKVYQELGLPYQTPFVGMFVFSPDYIKMLKNLKHYLSGNIPLTFVKESKYIKDFDNAYPLALLDDIELHFLHYADEEEATQKWNRRLERIHWDNLYFKFNDNDACTYELMKEFEELPYKSKVIFSSKNYSDLPSLVHFKSAEKQGHVGIDLKTYHRYFNAVTWLNKGGEDLT, from the coding sequence ATCGTTTATCCAATTATTAATTTTATTCCTAGACGAAGACTTAAGAATAAAAATTTTACGATCATTTGTGATAATTGTTGGGCTGGAAAAGTCTATCAGGAATTGGGCTTACCTTATCAAACTCCATTTGTAGGGATGTTTGTCTTTTCTCCTGATTACATCAAGATGCTAAAGAATTTAAAACACTATTTGAGTGGTAATATTCCTTTGACATTTGTTAAGGAATCGAAATACATCAAAGACTTTGATAATGCCTATCCTCTAGCACTTCTTGATGATATTGAACTTCATTTCCTGCATTATGCTGATGAAGAAGAAGCAACTCAAAAATGGAATCGTCGTTTAGAAAGAATACATTGGGATAATTTGTATTTCAAGTTCAATGATAATGATGCCTGTACTTACGAGCTGATGAAAGAGTTTGAAGAACTTCCATACAAGAGTAAGGTGATTTTCTCTTCGAAGAATTACAGTGACCTACCTTCATTGGTCCACTTTAAATCAGCAGAGAAGCAAGGACATGTTGGAATTGATTTAAAAACCTACCACCGCTATTTTAATGCTGTTACCTGGTTGAATAAGGGTGGTGAAGATTTAACATAA
- a CDS encoding glycosyltransferase, whose amino-acid sequence MKPLLTVVIPVYNVEKYLKRCIESILIQEWKNYDILLVDDGSTDNSPKICDDYVKSYDFISVIHKENGGLSEARNTGISHAKGDYVYFPDSDDWLEPQTFKELAEVLESQEFDIVSFNREFVKGEEDPIVSDPLVTQVFEGKDAFVQMLKHSYITGFANDKIYKKSLFIDNNISFPKGKYYEDLGTNYKLFLSAENVFATNQKYYHYLIDNPDSITQSWNERKFSDMFEFYKDIFYSDFVRSRLNQEELQISQLYYVNGLIHILASLYKSKLDKKYIDITNQVKQELLKNSVSLSQMKNQPNKLKYILFRLKVLKLAFSIQNIF is encoded by the coding sequence ATGAAACCACTTTTAACTGTTGTCATTCCAGTTTATAATGTCGAAAAGTATTTAAAACGTTGTATTGAGAGTATCCTTATTCAAGAGTGGAAGAACTATGACATCTTACTTGTAGATGATGGAAGTACTGATAATTCTCCTAAGATTTGTGATGACTATGTTAAATCGTATGACTTTATCTCAGTTATTCATAAGGAGAATGGTGGGCTTTCTGAAGCTCGCAATACTGGTATTTCACATGCTAAGGGTGACTATGTTTATTTCCCTGATTCTGATGACTGGCTTGAACCACAAACATTTAAAGAATTAGCAGAGGTGTTGGAATCCCAAGAGTTTGATATCGTTTCTTTTAACCGTGAGTTTGTGAAGGGTGAAGAAGATCCTATAGTTTCAGATCCATTAGTAACTCAAGTGTTTGAAGGTAAAGATGCTTTTGTCCAAATGCTCAAGCATAGTTATATCACAGGTTTTGCCAACGACAAAATATATAAAAAGTCTCTATTTATTGATAATAATATTTCTTTTCCAAAAGGAAAATATTATGAAGACTTGGGAACGAATTACAAGCTTTTTCTTTCAGCTGAGAATGTCTTTGCTACCAATCAAAAGTATTATCACTATTTAATTGATAATCCTGATTCCATTACACAGTCTTGGAATGAGCGGAAGTTTAGTGATATGTTTGAATTTTATAAAGATATTTTCTATTCTGATTTTGTTCGTTCACGATTAAATCAAGAAGAATTACAAATTTCACAGCTATATTATGTGAATGGCTTGATTCATATCTTGGCAAGTTTATATAAATCTAAATTAGATAAAAAATATATAGATATTACTAATCAAGTGAAACAAGAGTTACTTAAGAATAGTGTTTCTCTTTCTCAAATGAAAAATCAACCAAATAAGTTAAAATATATACTGTTTAGACTTAAAGTATTAAAACTGGCTTTCAGTATTCAAAACATTTTCTGA
- the cps2T gene encoding beta 1-4 rhamnosyltransferase Cps2T: protein MTKTVYIVGSKGIPAKYGGFETFVEKLTEFQQDKDIQYYVACMRENSAKSGITADTFEHNGAKCYNIDVPNIGPVRAIAYDIAALNKAIEIAKENNDQAPIFYVLACRIGPFISGIKKKIKAIGGTLMVNPDGHEWLRAKWSLPVRKYWKISEQLMVKHADLLICDSKNIESYIQNDYAKYRPQTTYIAYGTDTTKSRLTKVDDKVRTWYFEKGVIENNYYLVVGRFVPENNYEAMIRGFMASSSDKDFVLITNVEENKFYDKLRQETGFDKDSRVKFVGTVYDQELLKYIRENAFAYFHGHEVGGTNPSLLEALESTKLNLLLDVGFNREVGEDGALYWKKDQLASVINQAEQLDAQAIADLNQKSSKRIEEAFTWEKIVTDYEKVFKG from the coding sequence ATGACAAAAACAGTTTATATCGTTGGTTCTAAGGGAATTCCAGCAAAATATGGTGGATTTGAGACCTTTGTTGAGAAGTTGACAGAGTTCCAACAAGACAAAGATATCCAATATTATGTAGCTTGTATGCGTGAAAATTCTGCTAAATCAGGAATTACAGCAGATACTTTCGAACATAACGGTGCTAAATGCTACAATATTGACGTCCCAAATATCGGGCCCGTACGTGCCATCGCTTATGACATCGCAGCTCTTAATAAGGCCATTGAGATTGCTAAGGAAAATAATGATCAAGCACCAATCTTCTATGTTTTGGCCTGCCGAATTGGTCCATTTATCTCAGGTATTAAAAAGAAAATCAAGGCTATCGGTGGTACCCTTATGGTTAACCCGGATGGTCATGAATGGCTTCGTGCAAAGTGGAGTCTTCCGGTTCGTAAGTATTGGAAAATTTCAGAGCAACTCATGGTTAAACATGCAGATCTCTTGATTTGTGATAGTAAAAACATTGAATCTTATATTCAAAATGATTATGCGAAGTATCGTCCTCAGACAACCTATATTGCCTATGGAACTGATACAACTAAATCTCGATTGACTAAGGTTGATGATAAGGTACGCACATGGTACTTCGAAAAGGGTGTTATTGAAAACAATTATTATCTTGTTGTAGGACGTTTTGTGCCTGAAAATAACTATGAGGCTATGATTCGTGGTTTTATGGCGTCTAGCTCCGATAAGGATTTTGTTCTCATTACCAATGTTGAAGAAAACAAATTTTACGACAAGTTGCGCCAGGAAACTGGTTTTGACAAGGATTCTCGTGTGAAGTTTGTCGGAACTGTTTATGACCAAGAATTGCTCAAGTACATTCGTGAGAATGCCTTTGCTTATTTCCATGGTCATGAGGTAGGTGGAACCAATCCATCACTTCTTGAGGCACTTGAGTCAACTAAGCTCAATCTCTTGTTGGATGTTGGCTTTAACCGTGAAGTCGGTGAAGATGGTGCTCTCTATTGGAAAAAAGACCAATTGGCAAGTGTCATTAATCAAGCTGAACAATTGGATGCACAAGCTATCGCAGACCTCAATCAAAAATCAAGTAAACGTATCGAAGAAGCCTTTACTTGGGAAAAAATTGTTACAGACTACGAGAAAGTATTTAAAGGATAG